The window AGATCCTGAGGCATCAGGCCTTCAGACTCTGCCATAGACAGACGCTCACGTACTGCACGCTCAACACGTACCAGACCTACACGGAACTGGTTTTCGGCCATTTCGCCCACAGAACGGATACGACGGTTACCCAGGTGGTCGATGTCGTCAACGATGCCTTTACCGTTACGGATATCGATCAGGGTTTTCATAACCGCGATGATGTCTTCTTTATCCAGCGTGCCGGCACCGGTGATTTCTTCACGGCCGATACGACGGTTGAACTTCATGCGGCCAACCGCAGACAGGTCGTAACGCTCGTCGCTGAAGAACAGGTTTTCGAACAGCGCTTCGGCACTTTCTTTTGTTGGTGGCTCACCAGGACGCATCATGCGGTAGATTTCAACCAGCGCTTCCAGAGCGTTGCTGGTCGGATCGGCACGCAGGGTGTCGGACATGAACGAACCGCAGTCCAGTTCATTGGTGTAAATGGTTTCAAACTCTTTGATGCCGGAAGCAGCCATTTTGGCCAGCAATTCAACAGTTACTTCACTGTTGGCTGCAGCCAGAACTTCACCGCTCTTCTGATCAATGATGTCTTTCGCCATGGATTTACCCAGCAGGTAATCCACAGGTACTGCCAGCTCTTCAACGTTAGCTTTTTCCAGCTGACGGATATGACGGGCAGTAATACGACGGGTGCCTTCAACGATCACATTGCCGTCGTTGTCTTTGATATCGAACGCAGCAGTTTCACCACGCAGACGCGCCGGGATCAGCTTCAGCATGGCACCGTCATCGGTCAGACGGTAGCTGTCGTTTTCAAAGAAGGTCGCCAGGATTTCTTCAGTAGAGAAGCCCAGTGCGCGCAGCAGAATAGATGCAGGCAGCTTACGACGACGGTCGATACGAACGAAGACCAGGTCTTTCGGATCGAACTCGAAGTCCAGCCATGAACCACGGTAAGGAATAACGCGGGCGTTATACAGCAGCTTACCGGAAGAATGGGTTTTACCTTTGTCGTGATCGAAGAACACACCAGGTGAACGGTGCAGCTGAGACACGATCACGCGCTCGGTACCGTTAACGATAAAGGTACCGTTGTCAGTCATCAGGGGCATTTCACCCATGTAGACTTCTTGTTCTTTAATGTCTTTGATGGCTTTGGTCGAAGATTCTTTATCGTAAATAATCAGACGAACCTTGACGCGCAGCGGTGCAGCGTAGGTAACACCACGCAACATACACTCTTTTTCATCAAAGGTAGGGGTACCGAGGCGGTAGCTCACGTACTCCAGAGCCGCATTCCCGGAATAACTTACAATTGGGAAGACAGATTTAAATGCTGCATGAAGACCAATATCGATACGGTCCTCAGCGAATGCCCCCTCTTGCAAGAATTTGCGATAGGAGTCGATTTGAATGGCCAACAGGTATGGCACATCCATGACACTCGGTAATTTACCGAAATCCTTACGGATACGTTTTTTCTCAGTATATGAGTAAGCCATCAGTTATCCCCGGACTGTTTCCTCGATTGGGCGTTACACCCATGGCTCAAGGACTTGCCTTGCGTTTGAACCCAGCAGTATGCCAGCGTGCTCACGAATTCCATAACGTGAAAAAGGCCGACGGGAAAAACCCGTCAGCCGGTTGCCGCGCTCAGAATCTGGCGCGGCAAAAGCATCTTTGCAATGAATTGCAAATTACTTGATCTCGACCAGAGCACCAGCCGCTTCAAGAGTTGCTTTAGCAGCTTCAGCGTCTTCTTTAGAAACGCCTTCTTTAACAGTTGCTGGAGCGCCATCAACCATTGCTTTAGCTTCTTTCAGGCCCAGACCAGTCAGTTCACGTACTGCTTTGATTACGTTAACTTTCTTGTCGCCAGCACCGCTCAGGATTACGTCGAATTCTGATTGTGCTTCAGCAGCACCAGCGTCGCCGCCAGCAGCTGGACCAGCAACTACTGCAGCTGCAGCAGATACGCCGAATTTTTCTTCCATCGCAGAAACCAGTTCTACAACGTCCATTACGGACATTTCAGCGATAGCGTTGATGATATCTTCTTTAGTCAGTGACATGAGACTATTCCTAAATTTAATGGAGCAAAGTGCTCGTTAAATCGTTGTAAGATCCACCTGAAATCAGGCAGCTTGTTCTTTCTGGTCGCGGATAGCAGCAATGGTACGAACCAATTTGCCTGCAGACGCTTCTTTCATGACGCTCATCAGTTTCGCGATAGCTTCGTCGTAAGTCGGCAGAGTTGCCAGCATGTCGATAGAAACTACGGAACCTTCGAAAGCACCGGCTTTCAGCTCAAACTTGCTGTTCTGCTTAGCGAAATCCTTAAAGATACGGGCAGCCGCACCTGGATGTTCGGTAGAGAAAGCAATCAGGCTTGGGCCAACGAGGACGTCAGTCAGACACTCGTATGGGGTACCTTCAACAGCACGGCGAGCCAGAGTGTTACGGACGACTTTCATCCAAACACCAGCTTCACGTGCTTCTTTACGCAGAGCGGTCATGGCGCCTACTGTTACGCCGCGGGAATCCGCAACAACAGCAGACAGAGCACCTTGAGCTGCTTCCTGGACTTCGGCGACAATCGCCTTCTTATCTTCGAGTCCTAAGGCCACGATTAACTCCTAAAAAGTTAAATTGAGCTCAGATGAGCCAGTCTCGGTGTGACAATTCAGAATTCTGAAGGGGCCACACACCATCTACGCAGGAAATATTAAGTGAGGACAAACCAGAGGCTTATCCTCACTCCTGCGGTCTTTGACAGCTGCCGCCTGAATAATGTATCCGGCGACAACCCCAAAGATCGTTTGGTTAATCAGTCAGCCCGGATTAAAAATCCAGAGAGGAGTGATCAACCACCAAACCAGGACCCATCGTAGTGCTGATGGTCACTTTCTTCATGTAAACGCCTTTGGCAGAAGAAGGTTTGGCTTTTTTCAGGTCAGCCAGCAGGGCTGTCAGGTTTTCCTGCAGAGCCTGAGCGGTGAAATCCACTTTACCGATGGTGGTGTGGATAATACCGTTCTTGTCATTGCGGTAACGCACCTGACCTGCTTTGGCATTTTTAACGGCGGTAGCAACGTCTGGAGTTACAGTACCTACTTTCGGGTTTGGCATCAGGCCACGCGGACCCAGTACCTGACCCAGCATACCTACAACGCGCATTGCATCCGGAGAAGCAATAACAACGTCAAAGTTCAGGTCGCCGCCTTTGATTTTTTCAGCCAGATCGTCCATACCCACTTCGTCGGCGCCTGCAGCTTTAGCAGCTTCAGCGTTTGCGCCCTGAGTGAATACAGCAACGCGCATGGTCTTACCGGTGCCGTTTGGCAGTACGGTAGAGCTACGAACGTTCTGATCGGATTTACGTGCATCGATGCCCAGGTTTACGGCAACGTCTACAGATTCTTTGAACTTAACGGTGGACAGTTCACCCAGCAGAGCAGCTGCATCAGCGAAAGAATATACTTTGCCGGCTTCTACTTTCTCTGCGATTGCCTTCTGGCGCTTAGTCAGCTTAGCCATTACTCAACTCCTTCCACGTTCAGACCCATAGCGCGGGCAGAACCAGCGATGGTACGTACCGCTGCATCCATATCGGCTGCAGTCAGGTCTTTCATTTTAACGTTGGCAATTTCTTCCAGCTGAGCACGGTTAACAGTACCGACTTTCACAGTGTTCGGACGAGCAGAACCACTGGTCAGGCCAGCTGCTTTTTTCAGCAGGTAAGATGCAGGAGGAGTTTTCAGTTCGAAGGTGAATGAACGGTCACTGTATGCAGTGATGATCACTGGAACTGGCATGCCAGCTTCCATACCCTGAGTCTGAGCATTGAACGCTTTACAGAATTCCATGATGTTCAGACCTTTCTGACCCAGAGCCGGACCAACTGGTGGACTTGGGTTCGCTTTACCAGCTGCAACCTGCAGCTTGATGTAGCCTTCGACTTTCTTAGCCATGTGTTTTCTCCGAATGGGTATTAGCGCACCGACACACCGACAGGGTTCAGCGCTCCCCGACCGGAAACCCGGTCATTTATCAAATGCTCAGCCTGCTTTTTCGACCTGGGTAAATTCCAGCTCGACCGGCGTCGCACGTCCAAAAATTGTTACCGCAACCTGCAGACGGGACTTCTCATAATCCACACCTTCAACCACACCGTTAAAGTCGGCAAACGGACCATCGGTCACGCGCACAACCTCACCTGGCTCGTAAATGGTTTTATGGGTAGGACGATCTGCACCATCACGCACACGCTGCAGAATGGCATCCGCTTCACGATCAGTGATCGGAGCCGGCTTATCAGCGGTTCCGCCAATAAAGCCCATGACGCGAGGAGTCTGTTTAACCAGATGCCAGCTCTCGTCATTCATTTCCATCTGTACAAGAACGTAGCCCGGATAGAACTTACGCTCACTTTTACGCTTCTTGCCTTCGCGAACTTCAACTACTTCTTCAGTAGGAACCAGAATGTCGCCGAAAAAGTCCTGCATACCATGCAGTTCGACGCGCTCTTTCAGAGCATTCTGTACGCGTTTTTCGTAACCTGAGTAGGCGTGTACAACATACCAGCGCATAGCCATTTAAAGCTCCTCAGCCTACCAGCAACGAAACAAGCCAGCCCAGCAGAGAATCAAGACCCCACAGAACCAGCGCCATCAATACAACCACAACAACAACGATCAGAGTGGTCTGCTGCGTCTCCTGACGCGTCGGCCACACGACCTTGCGGCGCTCCACATTGGCTTCTTTCAGCAATTGCAGGAATGATTTGCCCTGAGTACTGGTGAGCGCAAAACCAGCACTCACAGCCATCAGAACAACAACACCCAGAACGCGATACAGCAGTGGCATGTCAGCGTAGACATAGTTACCCACAACGGCAGCAGCGAGAAAAGCTGCAGCCAGCAGCCACTTCAATATATCCAACGGTGATTTACTTGCTTTGCTATCGGTACTCATCACAATTCCCTGAAGCCAAAAATGGCAGCCGAAGCTGCCATTCAAGAATTTGGCAGGCCAGGAGGGACTCGAACCCCCAACACCCGGTTTTGGAGACCGGTGCTCTACCAATTGAACTACTGGCCTAAAGACACTCAATTAGGGCGCCGTAAGTTACAGCACCCCCACCGAATAATCAAGCCTTAACGGTTGATTATTCGATAATTTTTGCTACAACGCCGGCGCCAACAGTACGACCGCCTTCACGGATCGCAAAACGCAGACCTTCATCCATCGCGATCGGAGCGATCAGAGTGATGGTCAGCTTAACGTTGTCACCTGGCATTACCATCTCAACGCCTTCTGGCAGCTCACAAGCACCAGTTACGTCAGTGGTACGGAAGTAGAACTGTGGACGGTAACCTTTGAAGAATGGAGTGTGACGACCACCTTCATCTTTACCCAGTACGTATACTTCAGATTCGAACTTGGTGTGAGGAGTGATAGAACCTGGCTTCGCCAGAACCTGACCACGTTCAACTTCGTCACGCTTGGTACCACGCAGCAGAACACCTACGTTCTCACCAGCACGGCCTTCGTCCAGGATCTTACGGAACATCTCAACACCGGTACAGGTAGTCTTGATGGTCTCTTTGATACCGATGATGGACAGTTCTTCACCAGTGCGAACGATACCACGCTCAACACGACCGGTAACAACAGTACCACGACCCTGGATAGAGAATACGTCTTCGATTGGCATCAGGAAGGCGCCGTCGATAGCACGCTCTGGCTCAGGGATGTAAGAATCCAGAGTTTCTACCAGTTTCTTAACAGCAGACGTACCCATTTCGTTGTCGTCTTCGCCGTTCAGAGCCATCAGAGCAGAACCTGGGATGATTGGAGTGTCGTCGCCTGGGAAGTCGTATTCAGACAGCAGGTCACGCAGTTCCATTTCAACCAGTTCCAGCATCTCTGCGTATTCTTCAGAATCGGCACCGCCGCAATCTTCAGCCAGCAGGTCAGCTTTGTTCAGGAATACAACGATGTAAGGTACACCAACCTGACGGGACAGCAGGATATGTTCACGGGTCTGAGGCATTGGGCCGTCAGTAGAACCACATACCAGGATCGCGCCGTCCATCTGCGCAGCACCGGTGATCATGTTTTTAACATAGTCAGCGTGGCCCGGGCAGTCTACGTGTGCGTAGTGACGGTTCGGAGATTCGTATTCTACGTGGGAGGTAGAAATGGTGATACCACGCTCACGCTCTTCAGGAGCATTGTCGATACCGTCGAACGCTACCGCTGCACCGCCCCATACTTCGGAACATACGCGGGTCAGAGCCGCAGTCAGAGTGGTTTTACCGTGGTCAACGTGACCGATAGTGCCAACGTTTACGTGGGGTTTTGAGCGTTCAAACGTTTCCTTTGCCATGACCCTGTCTCTTTGTCAGTGTGGTTATCGTTTCTTTGTTACATACACAAAAAGGCAGGCCATCGGCCTACCTTTTTACGAATAATGGTGCTGATACCCAGAATCGAACTGGGGACCTCATCCTTACCAAGGATGCGCTCTACCGCCTGAGCTATATCAGCGAAGTTTGGAGCGGGTAGCGGGAATCGAACCCGCATCATCAGCTTGGAAGGCTGAGGTTCTACCATTGTACCATACCCGCTTACTCAGAAGACTTGCCGGGACAATGGCCACACAGCTTGCCTGCTGGCTCCGATCTGCCGACCAGGTCGTCAGATCAAAAGTGGTGGTGGGGGCTGGATTCGAACCAGCGAAGCTTTCGCGTCAGATTTACAGTCTGATCCCTTTGGCCGCTCGGGAACCCCACCGAAGTGGCGCGTATTATGTTGATGAGGCGCATACCTGTCAACACTTTTTCGCTTATTTATTATCGACTTACGAATTTACAGCAAAAACGGCGCCGATTGTGCAGATAACGTACAACTAGCCCGCATTGCTACACTCAACCAGCGCCCAGCTGATTTCTTTATCGCCCGCCTGAATGCGTTCACGCATGCGCTCATTCAGCTGTGACACTTCGATCACTTCAACCCAGTATTCACGCACCGACTTATTAACCACCAGCACCTCAACCGGAATATCAAACTCCTCCACCGCTTTCTGCAGTCCGTATGCGGACTCTTTATTGCGGAACAGTCCCAGCGAAACACCTTCGGCCAGATCGCCCTGAGTAATGATGTAGCTGTCGAATTTACGCTTCTGCAGTTCTTTTAATGTGCGCAGAGCTTCTTCACGGGTAGCTCGCGGAGGCACATGCACCCAGTATTCAGAAGGTTCGCCACTTTCAATATCAACGGTATTGATGCGGCCATGCAGACTCAGGGCACTGACCCGCGCCAATAAATGACGTGCATCCAGCTCGTCAGCATAAGGGCCTGCAACGTAGCACAAAGCCTCGCGCTGATCGGCCACCTTACGTGGAGCAGCTGGCTGCAGACTATCCCCAGCCTCACTGACCAGTTGCAGGGTTTTCACTGAACCGGGAATTTCCAGAGCGCGCAGCGGAGCCGGAGCAGCTTCGCCCTGCTTCTGCCAAAACGTTGCCAGCAACAGAAGGTTGCCAAACACTAAGGTAAAAAAGATCCAGCGCATAAGGAATCCATACCATCAAATACAAGATCAGGCCGGTACTCGCAGCCAAGCTGCGTCGCCAACCATAAACCATCACCACCGGTGACAACCAACACATGCTGCGGATAGTCCTGCTGCACCGAACGCACCAGCGCAGCCTGTTGGCGATAAACACCCGAACTGACACAGCCAACCGTATCCTGCCCCGGCAGCAACTGCTGAGATGCCCGCTCGTCATTATAAGGACGGACACGCTGAGTGCTGTTAAACAACGCCTGTTGCGCCAACTGCAATCCAGGAACGATAAAACCGCCCTCATGGTGATTGTCTGCCGACATTAAATCAACCGTCAGCGCCGTCCCGGCATCCGCCACTATTAATGGTGCAGAATAATGGCAACGCGCACCCAGCATCGCCAGCCAGCGGTCGACTCCGAGCCTGCCCGGCTCCGCATAGCAATGTATAAAAGCAGGATGATCGCTTACCGGCTGCGCCAGCCAGCGCAGTCTGGCGCCATAATGCGCATTCAGACTCTGATGCAGGCTGTCGTTGTCGCGCACACTGGCAACCACCACACGGTCACAGTGCGCCGGGAAAATTCTGCCGGCTTCAGCATCAGACATCTGCGCCAGATCGGTGTGAGCAACACCCCCCTGAGCTTCAATAATACCAGCCTGACGCAGCTGCCATTTTACCCGGCTGTTACCGGCATCAATCAGCAGGACGGACACTGAGTTCTCCGGCATTAATAACGTCGATACCATGCTCGGTCTGCAGCATCAGCTCACCTTTACGGTTAACGCCTTTTACCTTGCCGCGCTTTTCATTAGCAGCAGAAATAATACGTACCTCCTGCTGGTGATAAATATCGCGTTCCGACCAGTATTGCTGATAGGGAGCAAAACCATTGCGCTGAAATTCATCCACCACCGCAAGCAACTCATCAAGAATGGTGGCGGCCACTTCATTACGCGACAGATCCGGCTTAAAGCTGCGCAACTCGGCCCAGGGTTGCTCAATACTTTCCGCATCGCTGTTGCTGAGCGCCAGATTGAGTCCTACACCAATAACAACCTGACAATGGCTGCTGTACTCACCGGTCACTTCCAGCAAAATGCCGGCGAGTTTTTTTCCGTCAGCGTAAACATCGTTCGGCCATTTAAGACCTATACCTTCAATCCCAAGCCGGGCGAGTGCTTTTTCAACGGCAATGGCCGTCATCAGGCTCAGTCCTTCAAGGGCGGCCATACCACCAGCAAAGGAAACCAGCAGCGATAAATAAATATTCTTGCCAAACGGGCTGACCCACTGCCGGCCACGGCGACCACGCCCACTGACCTGCTTTTCAGCCAGCACGGCATAACGCTTACCCATATGATCGCCGGCACGTTCAAACAGATAGGTATTGGTAGAACCAACATCCAGCAGAATTTCCAGAATATCGAGACGCTGACTCAGTGATCCCTGAATACGCTCTTTATCCAATAACTCAATAGCATCCTGCAGGCGATAACCTTTTCCTTTAACTGAGGAATAGGGAATATTCAGCTCATCGAGTTTTTTCAGTTGTTTCCATACCGCAGCCCGGCTGACGCCCAGCTTTTCGCCCAGCTCTTCACCGGAATGAAACTGACCATCTGCAAGTAATTCAAGAATCCTGTTGAGCATAGTGCTACCTCCGCGCTGCAATATACCCGATCAGCCTGCCCCACACAGCACAGCATAATAAGAAGCAGGTAATTTTCCCGACTGCACAGCGGCTGCACTTTCAGCCATACTTTATACAACCCGGATAATCAGAAACCGTACCGCCGGTTCTCCTTCAGAGGCAACCATGGTCAATCCCCTGCTGATACTGTGCCTGTTAATAAGCAGCTCCGCCTTCGCCGCCGAAGCGATACGGGTTCAGCCACAGCGGACGGCCGTCGATGGCAGCTACCTTTATTACACTGACCTGTTACGCCTTGTGCTCAGTAACACCAGCAAAGAGTATGGCGATGCCGAACTGGTCAGCATCAGCCGCCTGACCCAGGCGCGGGCATTTCAGGCGCTGCACGATAACCTGATCGATGTATTCTGGGCCGGCACCAGCCGCGAGCGTGAAGTTTTCGTAGAGCCAATCCGCATCCCCCTGCACGCCGGGCTGCTTGGCATCCGCATTCCGGTTATCCGCAAAGCCGATCAGGCCCGCTTTGATTCCCTGCATAACCTCAGCGACCTGCAACAGCTGAGCGCCTGTCAGGGCGACCACTGGCCGGACTCAGACATTCTGGAAGCCAACGGCTTTAATGTGCTGAGAGCAACCAAGTTTGAAGTGATGTACCAGCTGCTGCAGGCTGGTCGCTGCGACTACTTTCCGCGCGGTATTAATGAAGTCTACGCCGAGGTCAGCCACATCAGCCGTAATGATCTGATGATCTACGAACGCATCATTCTCAACTACCCGTTTCCGATGTACTTCTTTGTCAGCCGTGACAACCCGCGCCTGGCCGAACGGCTGACCAAAGGCATGGAACAACTGGCTGCCAGCGGCGAACTGCTGACCTTTCTGCAACAACATCCGACAACACGCGACATATTCCCCCTCAGCCGGCTCAGCAACAGCTGGATTATCCCGCTGCATAATCCTCTGCTGCCAGAGCTGACACCACTGACCGACAGGCGTCTGTGGATTGAGCTTCCCTCCCGCAACAGCCAATCACCAACCGTCCCCTGACCCTACCGCCAGCTGCAGCTGCCACCTGAGAATCCTTCTCTCATCACCAGAAAAAATGTCGGGTATAAAGAATATGCGTTCTCTCTATGCAGACAGCGCCGGTGGCCGGAACTGACTCGCCCATAAGAATGAGCGCCGCAGCACGTGCGGTGCGGGATGCAGCCAGATTCAGATAAAAATACTGGTAAAAAATTGACCGAAATCAGGGCATCCGAAACCACCTTGTGAACCTGAAATACAGCATCACCCCCACCAGGCCTGCATTGCGACTAAAGCCTAACATGTGTATAAAACGCCCGTTTGAATTCTGGCCAGCAGACACAATGAGCCACAAGCTCGCGCTGGCAGGCACCAACAGTGCCGGACTGTGTACAGATTTTTACCTACAGGCGAAATCGAATGGCAACAAACAAGGTAGATGTACTGCTGGTTGGCGGCGGGGTTATGAGTGCCACTCTGGGCACCCTGCTCAACAAGCTTGATCCTTCCCTCCGACTGACCATGGTGGAACGCCTGGATCATGTCGCCCATGAAAGTACCGATGGCTGGAACAATGCCGGTACTGGCCACGCAGGCTATTGCGAAC of the Thalassolituus hydrocarboniclasticus genome contains:
- the rplL gene encoding 50S ribosomal protein L7/L12; amino-acid sequence: MSLTKEDIINAIAEMSVMDVVELVSAMEEKFGVSAAAAVVAGPAAGGDAGAAEAQSEFDVILSGAGDKKVNVIKAVRELTGLGLKEAKAMVDGAPATVKEGVSKEDAEAAKATLEAAGALVEIK
- the rplJ gene encoding 50S ribosomal protein L10, with the protein product MALGLEDKKAIVAEVQEAAQGALSAVVADSRGVTVGAMTALRKEAREAGVWMKVVRNTLARRAVEGTPYECLTDVLVGPSLIAFSTEHPGAAARIFKDFAKQNSKFELKAGAFEGSVVSIDMLATLPTYDEAIAKLMSVMKEASAGKLVRTIAAIRDQKEQAA
- the rplA gene encoding 50S ribosomal protein L1, which produces MAKLTKRQKAIAEKVEAGKVYSFADAAALLGELSTVKFKESVDVAVNLGIDARKSDQNVRSSTVLPNGTGKTMRVAVFTQGANAEAAKAAGADEVGMDDLAEKIKGGDLNFDVVIASPDAMRVVGMLGQVLGPRGLMPNPKVGTVTPDVATAVKNAKAGQVRYRNDKNGIIHTTIGKVDFTAQALQENLTALLADLKKAKPSSAKGVYMKKVTISTTMGPGLVVDHSSLDF
- the rplK gene encoding 50S ribosomal protein L11; protein product: MAKKVEGYIKLQVAAGKANPSPPVGPALGQKGLNIMEFCKAFNAQTQGMEAGMPVPVIITAYSDRSFTFELKTPPASYLLKKAAGLTSGSARPNTVKVGTVNRAQLEEIANVKMKDLTAADMDAAVRTIAGSARAMGLNVEGVE
- the nusG gene encoding transcription termination/antitermination protein NusG — translated: MAMRWYVVHAYSGYEKRVQNALKERVELHGMQDFFGDILVPTEEVVEVREGKKRKSERKFYPGYVLVQMEMNDESWHLVKQTPRVMGFIGGTADKPAPITDREADAILQRVRDGADRPTHKTIYEPGEVVRVTDGPFADFNGVVEGVDYEKSRLQVAVTIFGRATPVELEFTQVEKAG
- the secE gene encoding preprotein translocase subunit SecE, with amino-acid sequence MSTDSKASKSPLDILKWLLAAAFLAAAVVGNYVYADMPLLYRVLGVVVLMAVSAGFALTSTQGKSFLQLLKEANVERRKVVWPTRQETQQTTLIVVVVVVLMALVLWGLDSLLGWLVSLLVG
- the tuf gene encoding elongation factor Tu gives rise to the protein MAKETFERSKPHVNVGTIGHVDHGKTTLTAALTRVCSEVWGGAAVAFDGIDNAPEERERGITISTSHVEYESPNRHYAHVDCPGHADYVKNMITGAAQMDGAILVCGSTDGPMPQTREHILLSRQVGVPYIVVFLNKADLLAEDCGGADSEEYAEMLELVEMELRDLLSEYDFPGDDTPIIPGSALMALNGEDDNEMGTSAVKKLVETLDSYIPEPERAIDGAFLMPIEDVFSIQGRGTVVTGRVERGIVRTGEELSIIGIKETIKTTCTGVEMFRKILDEGRAGENVGVLLRGTKRDEVERGQVLAKPGSITPHTKFESEVYVLGKDEGGRHTPFFKGYRPQFYFRTTDVTGACELPEGVEMVMPGDNVKLTITLIAPIAMDEGLRFAIREGGRTVGAGVVAKIIE
- a CDS encoding SPOR domain-containing protein, with translation MRWIFFTLVFGNLLLLATFWQKQGEAAPAPLRALEIPGSVKTLQLVSEAGDSLQPAAPRKVADQREALCYVAGPYADELDARHLLARVSALSLHGRINTVDIESGEPSEYWVHVPPRATREEALRTLKELQKRKFDSYIITQGDLAEGVSLGLFRNKESAYGLQKAVEEFDIPVEVLVVNKSVREYWVEVIEVSQLNERMRERIQAGDKEISWALVECSNAG
- a CDS encoding type III pantothenate kinase, which codes for MSVLLIDAGNSRVKWQLRQAGIIEAQGGVAHTDLAQMSDAEAGRIFPAHCDRVVVASVRDNDSLHQSLNAHYGARLRWLAQPVSDHPAFIHCYAEPGRLGVDRWLAMLGARCHYSAPLIVADAGTALTVDLMSADNHHEGGFIVPGLQLAQQALFNSTQRVRPYNDERASQQLLPGQDTVGCVSSGVYRQQAALVRSVQQDYPQHVLVVTGGDGLWLATQLGCEYRPDLVFDGMDSLCAGSFLP
- the birA gene encoding bifunctional biotin--[acetyl-CoA-carboxylase] ligase/biotin operon repressor BirA, with protein sequence MLNRILELLADGQFHSGEELGEKLGVSRAAVWKQLKKLDELNIPYSSVKGKGYRLQDAIELLDKERIQGSLSQRLDILEILLDVGSTNTYLFERAGDHMGKRYAVLAEKQVSGRGRRGRQWVSPFGKNIYLSLLVSFAGGMAALEGLSLMTAIAVEKALARLGIEGIGLKWPNDVYADGKKLAGILLEVTGEYSSHCQVVIGVGLNLALSNSDAESIEQPWAELRSFKPDLSRNEVAATILDELLAVVDEFQRNGFAPYQQYWSERDIYHQQEVRIISAANEKRGKVKGVNRKGELMLQTEHGIDVINAGELSVRPAD
- a CDS encoding substrate-binding periplasmic protein, encoding MVNPLLILCLLISSSAFAAEAIRVQPQRTAVDGSYLYYTDLLRLVLSNTSKEYGDAELVSISRLTQARAFQALHDNLIDVFWAGTSREREVFVEPIRIPLHAGLLGIRIPVIRKADQARFDSLHNLSDLQQLSACQGDHWPDSDILEANGFNVLRATKFEVMYQLLQAGRCDYFPRGINEVYAEVSHISRNDLMIYERIILNYPFPMYFFVSRDNPRLAERLTKGMEQLAASGELLTFLQQHPTTRDIFPLSRLSNSWIIPLHNPLLPELTPLTDRRLWIELPSRNSQSPTVP